The genomic region ACGGGAGGTCGTCGTAGCCGAGCACGGAGAGGTCGTCGGGGATGCGGATCCCCCGCTCGCGCGCCGCCTCGTAGAGCCCGACCGCCTGCTCGTCGTTGCCGGCGAAGATCGCGGTGGGCCGCTCCGCGGCGTCGAGCAGCTCGCCGCCGGCGCGGTGCCCGGCGACGCGGCCGAAGTCGCCCTCCGCCTCGACGAGCGACACCGCGGGCCCTGCAGCCTCGAGCGCGCTGCGGAACCCGGACATGCGGGCGCGCGAGTAGAGCCGGTTCGTCGGCCCGCTGATCGCGCCGATGCGCACGTGCCCGAGGCCCAGCAGGTGCTCCCCCGCGGCGTGCCCGCCCTCCCAGTTGGTGGATCCGACGGCCGGCACGTCCACGGCCGGCGACCCCGCCGGATCCACCACCACGAACGGGATCCCGCGGCTCCGCAGCTGCCGCTTCTGCGCGGGCGCGAGGTCGGAGAAGACGAGCACGAGGCCCATCGGCCGGCGCTGCATGACGCCCGCCATCCAGTCGCCGTCGAGCGCGGTGTCGCGCCCGTGCTCCGTGATGATGACGCTCAGCCCGTGCTCGCGCGCGACCGCGGAGACACCACGCAGCAGGTCGACGGAGAAGCCCGTGTCGACCACCTCGAGCACGATCTCGAGGAGCGCACCGTGCGGCCGCTCGGCACCGCGCCTGCTGTAGCCGTGCCGCTCCATCAGCTCCTCGACGCGGGCGCGGGTCACGGGCGAGATGCCCTTGCGCCCGTTGAGGACCTTGCTGACCGTGCCGATGGACACGTTCGCCTCGCGCGCGATGAGGCCGAGGGTGGTGCCGGAGCCGTGCTCGGGATCCGGCGGCCGCAGCGCCTCGGGAAACGTGTCGCTCATGAGGGCGATGCTAGGCCGGGTCACCCCGCGACGACGCCCCGGCCCGTCGGGGCCCTCGCGGAGCTAGGCGGTGAGCCCGGGGACCGGTACGGCCGGGTCCTCGGCGGACGGCCGCTTCGGCGGGACGTTGGCGGGGTGCACGTCGAGGTCGCCGGCGATCTCGACGCCGACGACGCGCGGAGCGAACCGGTCGCCGTCGACGACGATCCAGTTGCCGACGAGGAGGAACGCGTCGTCCCCCGCGGTGAGCGGACCCGTGACGTGGAACGCGCCGTAGGCGGGCTCGTCGAACGTCACCCGGACCGCGGCGCCGTGCACGAGGCCCGCCGTCGACGAAGGCAGCTGCGACGGGGTCGCGTCCCCGTCCTCGCCCCTCACGGAGAGGCCCTGGATCTCGCCCGCGGCGCTGAGCGAGGTGTCGGCGACGCACATCTGGCCGTTGGCGCCGGTGCGCACGGTGCCGTCGACGGCGTACAGCCCGTACCGCGGCGAGCGGATGACGACGCTGACGCCGTCTCCGGGCGACACCGCGGAGAGCGCGTCGCGGATGGCCTGCACGTCGCGCCGAGAACGGCCCGTCGACAGCTGGTCGAGCATCTGGCGGTCCACCCGAGGAGCGTATCGGTCCGGGACGGGCTCGGAGTCCATGGCGTCCGAGCACGAGAGGCGGGCCGCGCACAAGGCGGAGAGGACTACGCGAGGCGGAGATGGCGGAGACGGTGGGATTTGAACCCACGGTACCCATACGGGTACTCCACCTTAGCAGGGTGGTGCACTAGGCCGAACTATGCGACGTCTCCAGACGTACCCGTTCACTCTACCTGACGCGGCGGCCTGGTCACATCCCCGCCCGCCGGGATGCCTGCCCGAACGGGGGGGGTGCGGCGCGGTTGTCCCCCATTCGACGGACACGTAGTGTCTCTGACGACGCGTGTGCCGGACCCGACCGGCTTGCCCCACCGCGTGTCGATGTGTCAGCCCAGAGATGTCCCGCTCGCCCACGTGGCCGCGGTCCCGGATCCCCCGAACCGGCGCCGCTCACCCTCACGCACGCGACGACGTCGCGAGCCCCCCGTGGGCGAGAACACGAGATTCTCGTCCGGCGGAGGATTCGGGTCGAAAGCTGAACGAGATAGACGGGTCCCTGCTGCATAGGGTGTGCGGCGGGGCCCCGTCGCCCTCCTCAGAGGCGCGGAGCTCCCCCGTCCGCTCGCACGGCCGGGCTCACCCCTTGAAGCCCTTCGAGCAGGTGACCGTGCCCGCGTCCGTGCCCGTGACGGCCTCGGGCAGCACCGTGGGCGCGGACGTGGCCGGCTGGGATCCGCCGCCCGCCGGGGGAGCGCTCGCCGACGGCGCAGGCGTCGACGCCGCGGGCTGCTCCGCGACCGCGCCCAGACCGGTGTTGCCGGCCTTGACCTCGAACGGCGCGTCCGCCTTCAGCAGCTGCATGAGCTGGTCGCCGTCCGTCTTCAGCGGCTGGACCTTGCCGGCGTAGACGCCGGTGCCCGCGGTGGTGCCGGGGTACTGGAGGAAGCGCACCTGGTCGAGCGGGATGTCCTTGAGGGCCAGCGCCATGGACGCCATGGTCTGGTAGTCGAGCGAGGTCGAGCGCTGCATGTTGTCGACCGCCGCCTTGGCGAGGCCGTAGACGCGCGTGGGATCCGAGAGCGTGCTCGACTGCTTCATCGTGCGCACGAGCGCCGACAGGAACACCTGCTGGTTGCTGATGCGGGCCAGGTCGCTGCCGTTGCCGACCGAGTGGCGCGTGCGGAGGAACTGGAGCGCGTCCTTCCCCTTCAGGGTGTTCTCGCCCGCGGGGAGGTCGAGGTCCGTCCGCTTGTCCTTCAGGGGGCTCGCGAGGCAGACGGGCACGCCGCCGACCGCGTTGGACATCTCGATGACGCCGTTGAACTCGATGAGCGCCGCGTAGGGGATGTCGAGGCCGGTGAACTGCGCCACGGTCTTCGCGACGCACGGCAGGCCGCCGTCGGACAGCGCCGAGTTGAGCGGCGCCGCGGACATGGCGGGAGCGGTGCCGGATCCGTCGCTGCGCGCGCACTCCGGGATGGGCACGACCATGTCGCGCGGCAGGCTGACCACCGTGGCCTGCGAGTGGTCGGCCGAGACGTGCAGCACCATGTTCACGTCGTTGAGCGCCCCGTCGGTCTTGCCGTAGCCGTCCCCCTGGCCCTGGCGGGTGTCGGATCCGGCGAGGAGCACGTTGAACCCGCCGTCGAGGGCACCGACCCCGACCGTGGTCTGCTCGGTGCCGTCGCTGATGTCGACGGTGTTCGCCTGCACGGACCTGTTCAGGTTCCACAGAGCGATCGTGCCGACGGAGAGACCGCTGACGAGCAGCACCGCGACGACCATGGCGACGCCCTTGACGAGGGTGCGCACCGCGCTCGGGCGTCCCAGCCGGCCGTGGCGGGCGATGACGGGGACCTGCGTGGTCCGCCGGGGGCGCAGGGGCGCGTCGCTCATGTGGATCCTCTCCGGGCGGAGGGCGTGGGATTCGAACCCACGAGACATCTCTGCCCACCAGTTTTCAAGACTGGCTCCATCGGCCGCTCGGACAGCCCTCCCGATGCGCGCCCCCGCGTGGCGGGCGACGTGCGATCGTTCAGGATCCTACCGGTAGCCGGTCGGCCCGCGGTGGTGCGGCCGGGTGACCGCGCGGGAGGCGCCACTCTCGCACGCGGAGGATCAGAGGCGGCTGAACTCTCCCCAGCTGGGGAATCGGCCGCCGCCGGAGATCAGAGCCGGGCGAGGACCGCGGCCGCGCCGTTCTCGGTGATGGGACCCGTGACCTCGGTGGCGACGGCGATGACCTCGGCCGGGGCCTGGCCCATCGCGATGCTCCGTCCGTGCTCGCCGGCCCATTCGAGCATCTCGATGTCGTTGCGCCCGTCGCCCATGGCGATGACGTGCGTGCGGGCGATGTCGTGCAGCTCGCGCACGCGCTCCATCGCCGTGGCCTTGTTCACCCCGTCGGGCGCGATGTCGAGCCACGCGGTCCAGCCGATGGAGTAGCTCACGCGGTGCAGGCCCATGCGCTCGACGACGTCCTGGAAGTCCTCCATGTCGTGGCCGGGCGAGATGACGACCACGCGCGTCGCGGGCACGTGCAGCAGCTCCTCGAACTCGACCTGGCGGCCGTTGGCCTCGAGCGCGCCGTCCGGGAAGTCGCCGCCGGAGTAGAGGTACACGCCCTCCTCGTCCTCGACGGCGTAGCGGCCGCTCGCGAGGTGCGGGCGGATCCGCTGCAGCACGTCGGCGGGATCGAAGGTCTCGACGAAGCGGCGCGAGTACCCCGTGGGGGCGTCCGCGTCCCGCTCGAGGACGATGGCGCCGTTCGAGCAGACCATGTAGCGCGGGTGGATGCCCAGGCGGTCGACGATCGGCAGGGTGTCGGCGACCGAGCGGCCGGTGGACGGCATGACCAGGTGCCCGATCTCCTCCATCCGCCGCACCTCGCGGATGACGGACTCGTCGAGCGAGCCGTCCTCGCCGAGGAGGGTGCCGTCGATGTCGAGGGCGATGAGGAGACGGTCGGCGTCGGCCACGCGCGGGGTCATCGGGCGGCCTTCGCCGTCGCGGGCTCGAGCGTCTCGAGGCCGCCGAGGTAGGGCCGCAGCGCCTCCGGCACGCGCACGGATCCGTCCGCCTGCTGGTGCGTCTCGAGGATCGCGACGATCCAGCGCGTGGTCGCCAACGTGCCGTTGAGCGTGGCGACGGGCGAGGTGCGGCCGTCCTCGCCGCGAAAGCGCGTGCCGAGGCGGCGGGCCTGGAACGTGGTGCAGTTCGAGGTGGAGGTGAGCTCGCGGTAGGCGCCCTGGGTGGGGATCCACGCCTCGACGTCGTACTTGCGGGCGGCGCTGGATCCGAGGTCGCCCGCCGCCGTGTCGATGACGCGGTAGGAGAGGCCGAGGTCCTGCATCATGCGCTCCTGCATGGCGAGGAGGCGCTCGTGCTCCGCCTCGGCGTCGGCCGGGTCGACGTAGGAGAACATCTCGAGCTTCTGGAACTGGTGCACGCGGATGATGCCGCGGGTGTCCTTGCCGTACGAGCCCGCCTCCTTGCGGTAGCAGGTCGACCAGCCGGCGTAGCGGACGGGACCGGCGGTCAGGTCGAGGATCTCGTCGGCGTGGTACCCGGCGAGCGCCACCTCGCTCGTGCCCGTGAGGTAGAGGTCGTCGTCGTCCAGGTGGTAGACCTCGTCGGCGTGGGCGCCGAGGAACCCGGTGCCCGCCATGATCTCGGGCTTCACGAGCGTCGGCGTGATGAGCGGCTCGAGGCCGGCCTCGAGCGCGCGGGACAGGCCGAAGTTCATCAGGGCGATCTCGAGCCGGGCGCCGATCCCCTTGAGGAAGTGGAAGCGGGCGCCGGACACCTTGGCGCCGCGGCCCATGTCGATGGCGTCGAGGATCTCGCCGATCTCCAGGTGGTCACGGGGCTCGAAGTCGAAGGACGGCTTCGCGCCGACCTCGCGGAGGAGCGCCCAGTCGTCCTCGCCGCCCGCGGGGACGCCGTCGATGACGATGTTCGGGATCCGCCGCATGGCCTCGTCGAGCGCGGCCTCGGCCTCCTGCGCGCGCTCCTGCGCGACGGTGACGCGGGCCTTCAGCTCCTGCACCTCGGCGATGAGGCGCGGCTTGTCGGCCTTGTCGGCCTTCGCGACGAGCTTGCCGTGCGCGTTCTGCTCGGCGCGGAGGCCCTCGAACTCGGTGATGGCCTGCCGGCGCTCGGAGTCCGCGGCGACCGCCTGGTCGACCACCTCCACGGACGCGCCGCGCAGCTCCTGCGAGGCGATGACGAGGTCGGGATGGTCGCGGAGGGTCTGCGGATCGATCACCCCGTCACTCTAACGAAGCGGGTCGCGCGTGTCCGGGCGTCCGCCGACGCGTCAGGCGCCCGCGCCCGGCTCCGCCGAGACGATGCCGCGCAGCCAGTCGCGCGCCTCGAGGAAGACGTCGTCCTCGTACCTGGCGCG from Clavibacter michiganensis subsp. insidiosus harbors:
- a CDS encoding HAD family hydrolase — protein: MTPRVADADRLLIALDIDGTLLGEDGSLDESVIREVRRMEEIGHLVMPSTGRSVADTLPIVDRLGIHPRYMVCSNGAIVLERDADAPTGYSRRFVETFDPADVLQRIRPHLASGRYAVEDEEGVYLYSGGDFPDGALEANGRQVEFEELLHVPATRVVVISPGHDMEDFQDVVERMGLHRVSYSIGWTAWLDIAPDGVNKATAMERVRELHDIARTHVIAMGDGRNDIEMLEWAGEHGRSIAMGQAPAEVIAVATEVTGPITENGAAAVLARL
- a CDS encoding LCP family protein, with the translated sequence MSDAPLRPRRTTQVPVIARHGRLGRPSAVRTLVKGVAMVVAVLLVSGLSVGTIALWNLNRSVQANTVDISDGTEQTTVGVGALDGGFNVLLAGSDTRQGQGDGYGKTDGALNDVNMVLHVSADHSQATVVSLPRDMVVPIPECARSDGSGTAPAMSAAPLNSALSDGGLPCVAKTVAQFTGLDIPYAALIEFNGVIEMSNAVGGVPVCLASPLKDKRTDLDLPAGENTLKGKDALQFLRTRHSVGNGSDLARISNQQVFLSALVRTMKQSSTLSDPTRVYGLAKAAVDNMQRSTSLDYQTMASMALALKDIPLDQVRFLQYPGTTAGTGVYAGKVQPLKTDGDQLMQLLKADAPFEVKAGNTGLGAVAEQPAASTPAPSASAPPAGGGSQPATSAPTVLPEAVTGTDAGTVTCSKGFKG
- the serS gene encoding serine--tRNA ligase, with amino-acid sequence MIDPQTLRDHPDLVIASQELRGASVEVVDQAVAADSERRQAITEFEGLRAEQNAHGKLVAKADKADKPRLIAEVQELKARVTVAQERAQEAEAALDEAMRRIPNIVIDGVPAGGEDDWALLREVGAKPSFDFEPRDHLEIGEILDAIDMGRGAKVSGARFHFLKGIGARLEIALMNFGLSRALEAGLEPLITPTLVKPEIMAGTGFLGAHADEVYHLDDDDLYLTGTSEVALAGYHADEILDLTAGPVRYAGWSTCYRKEAGSYGKDTRGIIRVHQFQKLEMFSYVDPADAEAEHERLLAMQERMMQDLGLSYRVIDTAAGDLGSSAARKYDVEAWIPTQGAYRELTSTSNCTTFQARRLGTRFRGEDGRTSPVATLNGTLATTRWIVAILETHQQADGSVRVPEALRPYLGGLETLEPATAKAAR
- a CDS encoding LacI family DNA-binding transcriptional regulator produces the protein MSDTFPEALRPPDPEHGSGTTLGLIAREANVSIGTVSKVLNGRKGISPVTRARVEELMERHGYSRRGAERPHGALLEIVLEVVDTGFSVDLLRGVSAVAREHGLSVIITEHGRDTALDGDWMAGVMQRRPMGLVLVFSDLAPAQKRQLRSRGIPFVVVDPAGSPAVDVPAVGSTNWEGGHAAGEHLLGLGHVRIGAISGPTNRLYSRARMSGFRSALEAAGPAVSLVEAEGDFGRVAGHRAGGELLDAAERPTAIFAGNDEQAVGLYEAARERGIRIPDDLSVLGYDDLPFARIVSPALSTVRQPVREMAEAAARMVLRIREGRSDEPTRLDLATALVVRASTAAPAAADPVSPSE